One genomic segment of Mycolicibacterium psychrotolerans includes these proteins:
- a CDS encoding gamma-glutamyl-gamma-aminobutyrate hydrolase family protein, with the protein MSDSDGPRRPVIGLTTYLQQAQTGVWDVRASFLPAIYFEGIGLAGGISVLLPPQPVDDAIADRVLDGLDGLVITGGRDVDPAAYGSERHPSTDEPVADSRTRDVFELALVQAALRRGVPVLGICRGAQVLNVALGGTLHQHLPDVVGHTRHQQGNAVFSTSTITTVPGTRVAEMVGPDTEAQCYHHQAIDRLGDGLIVSASDSDGVIEAVEVDRDRHPGRWAVAVQWHPEERLDDLRVFAGLVGAAAEHASRKVQKVSV; encoded by the coding sequence TTGAGCGACTCTGATGGACCCCGGCGGCCCGTCATCGGGCTGACCACCTACCTTCAGCAGGCCCAGACCGGAGTGTGGGACGTGCGGGCCAGTTTCCTGCCCGCGATCTACTTCGAGGGCATCGGCCTGGCCGGCGGCATCTCGGTGCTGCTGCCGCCGCAGCCGGTGGACGACGCCATCGCCGATCGCGTGCTCGACGGACTCGACGGTCTGGTCATCACCGGTGGACGCGATGTCGACCCGGCCGCCTACGGCAGCGAGCGCCACCCCTCCACCGACGAGCCCGTCGCCGACAGCCGCACCCGTGACGTCTTCGAGCTCGCGCTGGTGCAGGCGGCGCTGCGCCGCGGCGTCCCGGTGCTCGGCATCTGCCGGGGCGCGCAGGTGCTCAACGTCGCGCTCGGCGGCACGTTGCACCAGCATCTGCCCGATGTCGTCGGCCACACCCGCCATCAGCAGGGCAACGCGGTGTTCTCCACCTCGACGATCACCACCGTCCCCGGCACCCGGGTGGCGGAGATGGTCGGACCCGACACCGAGGCGCAGTGCTACCACCACCAGGCCATCGACCGCCTCGGCGACGGTCTGATCGTCAGTGCCTCGGACAGCGACGGGGTGATCGAGGCCGTCGAGGTCGACAGGGACCGGCACCCCGGCCGGTGGGCGGTGGCCGTGCAGTGGCATCCCGAAGAGCGGCTCGACGACCTGCGGGTGTTCGCGGGTCTGGTCGGCGCCGCGGCAGAGCACGCATCCCGGAAAGTCCAGAAAGTGAGCGTATGA
- a CDS encoding glutamine synthetase family protein has product MGTRGMLSRSELETLVEAGEIDTVIVAFCDMQGRLTGKRLSARLFVEDTAEHGAECCNYLLAVDVDNNTVDGYSISSWETGYGDMVMTPDFATLRSVPWLPGTALVMADLSWTDGRPVTQAPRSILNRQIDRLSERGLVPYAATELEFMVFDDTFRAAWAAGYTGLTPATDYNIDYAMLASTRMEPLLRDIRLGMDGAGMYCEGVKGECNLGQQEIGFRYDHARTTCDNHTIYRNGAKEIADQHGKSLTFMAKFDEREGNSCHIHISLRGEDGSAVFADSDAEDGMTPLFRSFIAGQLATMRELSLCYAPNINSYKRFAEGSFAPTAIAWGFDNRTCALRVVGRGAAMRMENRAPGGDVNQYLAVSALIAGGLYGIENELELPEALSGNAYTSGAERLPTTLAEAVELFDNSKVARDAFGDDVVDHYLNYARVELKAFNAAVTDWERMRGFERL; this is encoded by the coding sequence ATGGGTACACGGGGCATGCTGTCGCGATCTGAGCTGGAGACGCTGGTCGAGGCGGGGGAGATCGACACGGTCATCGTCGCGTTCTGCGACATGCAGGGCCGGCTGACCGGCAAACGACTCTCGGCGCGGCTGTTCGTCGAGGACACCGCCGAGCACGGCGCGGAATGCTGCAACTACCTGCTGGCCGTCGACGTCGACAACAACACCGTCGACGGGTACTCGATCTCCAGCTGGGAGACCGGCTACGGCGACATGGTGATGACCCCCGACTTCGCCACGCTGCGGTCGGTGCCGTGGCTGCCCGGCACCGCTCTGGTGATGGCCGACCTGTCCTGGACGGACGGCCGGCCGGTCACCCAGGCTCCGCGCAGCATCCTCAACCGCCAGATCGACCGGCTCTCCGAGCGCGGCCTGGTGCCCTACGCGGCCACCGAACTCGAGTTCATGGTCTTCGACGACACCTTTCGCGCGGCCTGGGCAGCGGGATACACGGGCCTCACGCCGGCCACCGACTACAACATCGACTACGCGATGCTGGCCTCGACCCGGATGGAGCCGCTGCTGCGCGACATCCGCCTCGGCATGGACGGGGCAGGCATGTACTGCGAGGGCGTCAAGGGGGAGTGCAACCTCGGCCAGCAGGAGATCGGGTTCCGCTACGACCACGCGCGCACCACATGCGACAACCACACGATCTACCGCAACGGCGCCAAGGAGATCGCCGACCAGCACGGCAAGAGCCTGACGTTCATGGCGAAATTCGATGAGCGCGAAGGGAACAGCTGCCACATCCACATCTCCCTGCGCGGCGAGGATGGCAGTGCGGTGTTCGCCGACTCCGATGCCGAGGACGGGATGACGCCGCTGTTCCGCAGTTTCATCGCCGGCCAGCTCGCGACCATGCGGGAGCTGAGCCTGTGTTACGCGCCGAACATCAACTCCTACAAGCGCTTCGCCGAGGGCAGCTTCGCCCCGACCGCGATCGCGTGGGGCTTCGACAACCGCACCTGTGCGCTGCGGGTGGTCGGCCGGGGCGCGGCGATGCGCATGGAGAACCGGGCGCCCGGCGGCGACGTCAACCAGTACCTCGCGGTATCGGCGCTTATCGCGGGCGGCCTGTACGGCATCGAGAACGAGCTCGAGCTGCCCGAGGCCCTGTCCGGCAACGCCTACACCAGCGGTGCCGAGCGGCTGCCGACGACGCTGGCCGAGGCCGTCGAGCTGTTCGACAACTCGAAGGTGGCGCGGGACGCCTTCGGCGACGACGTCGTCGACCACTACCTCAACTACGCGCGGGTGGAGCTCAAGGCCTTCAACGCCGCGGTGACGGATTGGGAAAGGATGCGCGGCTTTGAGCGACTCTGA